One Ictalurus punctatus breed USDA103 chromosome 21, Coco_2.0, whole genome shotgun sequence genomic window carries:
- the fblim1 gene encoding filamin-binding LIM protein 1 has translation MTSTAPSKRMVSSVFITLASPYRATVTPTPQITQHSAVPVSPTAAHRKSSTSSGSAAESAHAMSPAEARPSPLETRKTHNSKPDSTHTPYRAGKREEKRAEEFLPPPPASLDSGVFETPPPPPPPPPTYPLSDPKHNPPASTREVCVERAPPADQSQNEPTAGVPTEEGITPDVCGFCRKPVALSEPAIEALNRTYHSSCFQCRQCHAALAGKMYYNKAGIPLCEDCYQASLEPCWACGEVIKDHVIRALERAYHPPCFVCTTCRQPIGEQRFAQGEVGEVYCLHDYYRKYAPQCSVCGELIIPREDGTDSYTVECLGRSFHEDCYHCELCAVLLSPEPNEHGCHPLDGQILCKPCHLSLIQTSQH, from the exons ATGACGTCCACCGCCCCGTCCAAGAGGATGGTGTCCTCGGTCTTCATCACTCTGGCGTCTCCGTACAGAGCCACGGTCACGCCCACGCCGCAGATCACGCAGCACTCGGCCGTCCCCGTCAGTCCCACCGCCGCACACAGGAAGTCCTCCACCTCCTCCGGTTCGGCCGCGGAGTCAGCACACGCCATGTCTCCCGCCGAGGCCCGGCCCAGTCCTCTGGAGACCCggaaaacacacaacagcaaacccgactctacacacactccatacagagcgggaaagagagaggagaaacgCGCAGAGG AGTTTCTCCCTCCTCCCCCTGCATCTCTGGACTCCGGGGTCTTTGAAACCCCGCCCCCTCCACCCCCTCCACCACCCACCTACCCTCTGTCTGACCCCAAACACAACCCACCGGCCTCCACACGcgag gtgtgtgtggagagagcgCCTCCTGCTGATCAGAGTCAGAACGAGCCGACTGCAGGAGTTCCCACTGAAGAGGGGATTACACCGG atgtgtgtgggTTCTGTCGTAAGCCCGTGGCCTTGAGCGAGCCGGCGATCGAGGCGCTGAACAGGACGTACCACAGCAGTTGCTTCCAGTGCCGACAGTGTCACGCTGCTCTCGCCGGGAAAATGTACTACAACAAGGCCGGGATCCCTCTGTGTGAGGACTGCTACCAG GCCAGTCTGGAGCCGTGCTGGGCGTGCGGCGAGGTCATCAAAGATCACGTGATCCGGGCGCTGGAACGAGCCTATCACCCGCCCTGCTTCGTGTGCACCACCTGCAGGCAGCCAATCGGAGAGCAGCGTTTTGCACAGGGGGAGGTGGGGGAGGTGTACTGCCTGCACGACTACTACAG gaaaTACGCGCctcagtgcagtgtgtgtggcgAGCTGATAATCCCGAGAGAGGATGGGACAGACAGTTACACGGTCGAGTGTCTCGGACGCTCTTTTCATGAGGACTGCTACcactgtgag TTGTGTGCGGTGCTTCTTTCCCCGGAGCCCAACGAACACGGCTGCCACCCGCTGGACGGACAGATCCTGTGCAAACCCTGCCATCTCTCTCTGATCCAGACGAGCCAGCACTGA